GGTGCGTCGGCGACGACCGTCGTGTAGGACCAGCCCCCGTGGTCGTCGACCGAGCTCGACCGCACCGTCACGAGCAGCGGGTCGAGCCCGGTCTCCTCCGCGGCCTCGCGCAGGGCCGCCTGCTCGGCGGTCTCCGTCGAGGCTCGCGCGCCACCCGGGACCCCCCAGGTGTCGCCCTGGTGCGACCACGGCGCCCGGTGCTGCAGCAGCACGCGGCCGGCTGCGACGACGAGCAGCCCGGCCGCACCGAAGCGACCCCAGTGGTGATGCCCCTCGTCGCAGCGCTGCCAGCCGTCCCCGTCGCGCAGGACGTGCTGGTCGCTGAGGGTCACCTCACGACCGTAGGTCGTCGGGCGCGCGCGGACCACCCGGCGCGTCCCGCTGGTCGGCTACCGGACGAGGCGGTCCACGAGCCGGGCGAGCTCGGCACCCGGGTCGTCGGTCAGACCGGGGTGGACCGGGCCGGCCTGCACGACGGTGCTGCGCGGGGCGGTGAGCCAGCCGAAGCGCTGCCCGAGCGACAGCTCCGACGACGGGCCCTCACCGCGGCAGCACGCCTGGAAGGCGCCGGCCGCGCGCCGGACCGCGTCGGGGTCGACCGAGGCGTCGAGGGCGGCGAGCCGGCCCGCGTCCACCTCGACGACGCAGTCGAGGAAGTCGCGCTGCTGGCTGTAGAGGACGACGCCGATGTTGACGCACTCGCCGCGGTCGATGCGGGGGACCGCGCGCAGCAGGACGTACTGGAAGACCGACCGGCTCACGGCCGCCACCTGTCCTCGGCGGCGAGCCGCTCGAGCAGGTGGGCGCGGTAGGCGGCGCGGACGGCCGCGGGCGAGTCGAAGCCCGGCTCGTCGGTGAGCCACGGGTCGGGCACCAGCGCGAGCACCTCGTCGAGCAGCTGGCCCGTGACGGGCAGGGCGCTTGCCGAGGCCGCCTCGGCGCGCAGGACGTGGTCGGCTGCGGCGTACGCCCTGGTGGCCTTGCCCTGGCTGCGCGCCCAGTCGTGGTGGAAGTAGAGCGCGGCACCGTGGTCGATGAGCCACAGCTCGCCGTGCCAGCGCAGCAGGTTGGGGTTGCGCCAGGAGCGGTCGACGTTCTCGACGAAGGCGTCGAACCACAGCAGCCGGCCGGCGAGCTCGGGATCGGCGTCGCCGCTGAGCGCGTCGTAGGTCATCGAGCCCGGCAGGAAGTCGAGGCCTAGGTTGACGCCGCCGCTCGCGCGCAGCAGGTCCTGGACCTCCTCGTCGGGCTCGCTGCTCGCGACGGCCGGGTCGAGGTCGACCAGCACCAGCTCGGGGACCTGGAAGCCGAGCCGGCGGGCCAGCTCCCCGACGACGACCTCCGCGACGAGCGCCTTGCGACCCTGGCCCGCGCCGACGAACTTCACGACGTAGGTCCCGAGGTCGTCGGCCTCGACCAGACCGGGCAGAGACCCGCCCTCGCGCAGCGGCGTGACGTAGCGCGTCGCGGTGACGGTCCTCAGCACGTCGTCAGCCTGTCACGCGCCGCAGCCCCGGACCGTGACGGTCCGGGGCTGCTGGTGCCTGCGGTCTACTGCTTGACGGCGGAGAGGTCGAACTCCAGCGTGATCTTGTCGGAGACGAGCACGCCACCGGTCTCGAGCGCGGCGTTGAAGCTCACGCCCCAGTCGCTGCGGTTGATGACGGCCTTCCCGTCGAAGCCCGCGCGGGTGCCGCCCCACGGGTCCTTGGCGGTGCCGGAGAGCTCGAAGTCGACGGTGACCGGCTTGCTGATGCCCTTGATGGTGAGGTCACCGACGAGCTGGAAGGTCTCGCTGTCGACGACCTTCACGCCAGTGCTCGTGAAGGTGATGGTCGGGAAGGTCGGGGCGTCGAAGAAGTCGTTGGTGCGCAGGTGCTCGTCGCGCTGGGCGTTGCCGGTGTCGACGCTGACGACCTGGATGACGACGTTGGCCGAGCTGTTGGCGGGGTTCTCGAAGTCGAGCACCACATCGGCGGTGTAGTCGGTGAACTGACCGCGCACCTTGGTGACCATCGCGTGGCGGGCGACGAAGCCGATGCGGGTGTGGGTGGGGTCGAGGGCGTAGGACCCGGAGAGGTCCGACGGGGCGAGGACGGTGGTGGGGGCGGTCATGTCGGGCTCCTGAGGTCTGCACGGGTGGTTGCGTGTTCAACAAGTTGTACGGCATGAATGTTGAACGCTCAAGTACTAGCCGGGTGACCCCCGTCACATGACGCCCGCTGGCGGATGTGGCGATCACGCACGCTCACGCCCGCAGGGGTGATCGCCACATCCCGCGGCGGGGCGGTCGATACAGCGGCCGGCCAGACCAAGGTGGCGATCACGCACGCTCACGCCCGCAGGGGTGATCGCCACATCCCGCGGCGGGGCGGCGGCGCCGTCGGGCGCGCCGGGTCAGGGCGGGCGGTCAGGGCTGGGCGGTCAGGGCTGGGCGGCCCGGGCGGCGACCTCGGGGTCGAGGCTCGCGAAGTCGCGGCCGCTGCGTTCGAGCGCCAGCCGGGCGAGGACCTGCTGCTCGGTCGCGACCCGCTCGGAGCGGCCGCGGCCGACGAAGCTCACGGCCCAGTGCAGCAGCGTGGTGAGCCGGTTCTTGAAGCCGATGAGGTAGACGAGGTGGATCGCGAGCCACAGCAGCCAGGCGATGAAGCCGGCGAAGCGGAAGCGCCCGACGCTCGCCACCGCGTGGAAGCGCGACACCGTCGCCATCGAGCCCTTGTCGCGGTAGCGGAACGGCCTGCTCGGGCGGCCCTTGATCTGCTTCGCCGCGTGCTTCGCGCCCTGGATCGCGACCTGCGCGACACCGGGCAGCTCGTCGAGGCTCATCATGTCGCCGAGCACGAAGACCTCGGGGTGACCGGGCAGCGTCAGGTCGGGCAGCACCTCGACCCGGCCGGCCCGGTCGAGGCCGGCACCGGACTGCTCCGCGAGCTGCGCCCCGAGCGGGCTCGCGGCGACGCCGGCTGCCCAGATCTTGCAGAAGCTCTCGATCCGCCGGCGGGTGCCGTCGGCGTCCTGCACGACGAGGCCGTCGCGGTCCATGTCGACGACCATCGCGCCGAGCTGCACCTCGACGTTGATGTCATGCAGCTGCTTCATGGCCTTGCCCGCCAGGCGCTCGCCGAAGGACCCGAGGACGGTGGGCGCGCCGTCGAGCAGGATCACGCGGGCGGTGCGAGGGTCGATGCTGCGGAAGTTGCCGGGCAGCGCGCGGCGCGCGAGCTCGGTGATCTGACCGGCCATCTCGACCCCGGTCGGGCCGGCACCGATGACGACGAAGGTGAGCAGCCGGTCGATCTCCTCGAGGTCGGTGGCGAGCTCGGCCAGCTCGAAGGCGCCGAAGATGCGACCGCGCAGCTCGAGGGCGTCGTCGATGGACTTCATGCCGGGGGCGTGCGCGGCGAAGTGGTCGTTGCCGAAGTAGGACTGGGTCGCACCGGCGGCCACGACGAGGTGGTCGTAGGGCAGCACCGTCTCGCGGTCGAGCAGCTGTGACGTCACGGTCCGGCCCTCGAGGTCGACCGTCGTGACCTCACCGAGCAGCACCCGGACGTTGTCCTGGCGGCGCAGGATCTCGCGGGTCGCCGGGGCGACCTCGCCCTCGGACAGGATGCCGGTCGTCACCTGGTAGAGCAGCGGCTGGAACAGGTGGTGCGTCGTACGCGCGACGAGGGTCGCGTCGACGTCGGCCCGCTTGAGGGCCTTGGCGGCGAAGAGCCCACCGAAGCCCGAGCCGACCACCACCACCCGACTGCGCGCCACGTGCACCTCCTCGACAGACCACCAGTCTCGCGGTCCCTACCCCTCCTTGACGAAGGTCACCGATGTGACCTCGCTTGCGCTTACGGTCAGCGGGTGCCCCTGACACCCGAGCAGTACTACGCCCACGTGCTCGCCACGGCCGACGCCGACGGCCGCGTTCCGCTGTCGCGGATGACGGGGTGGGAGGTCTTCCCCTTCGAGCCCGAGGGGTTGCGCGTCGTCCCCCTGCAGGCCCCGGTGCTGCCCGAGCCACCGAGGTACGGCGAGGGCGGTCGCGCCTGCGTGGCCTGCGAGCGCGAGGGCGGCTGGCTCTGGACCGACAACACCTGGCGGGTCCGGGTGCTGGAGGGGACCGGGGCGCCGCTGCTGCTGATGCTCGAGCCGCTCGCCCACCACGACCTGACCGACCTCCCCGACGAGCTGGCCGCGCAGCTCGGGGTCCTGCTCGTCCACCTCGCCCGCGCCGTCGAGTCGCTGCCTGGGATCGCGCGCTGCCACCTCAGCCGCTGGGGTGACGGCGGCGCGCACCTGCACGTCTTCGCCTACGCGCGACCGGAGGGCTTCTCGCAGCTGCGCGGCACCTGCATGGCGGTGTGGGACGACCTGCTGCCACCGGTCGCACCGATCGTGCGCTTCCGCGACAGCCGCCTCGTCGCGCAGGCCCTCGTCGCGTCGTACGGCGGGGAGGTGTCCACCGACGACCTCGACTGGGACGCCCACTACGCCTTCGCCGAGCAGGTGTGGAGCGGCGACCCCAACGGCGCGCTGGTCACCGAGGTGGCCGGCCTCACCCCGGGTCGCGTGCTCGACGTCGGGTGCGGCGAGGGCGCCGACGCGGTCTGGCTCGCCCAGCAGGGCTGGCAGGTCACCGGGCTCGACGTCACCTCCGTCGCCCTCGACCGGGCCCGCGCCGCCGCCGACAGCGCCGGGGTCACCGTCACCTGGGTGCACGCCGGCCTCGTCGAGGCGCAGCTGCCGGCGCGGTCGTTCGACCTGGTGTCGACGATGTACCCCGCGATCCCGAGCGGTCCGGCGGCGCAGGCCCTGCTCGACGTCGTGGCACCCGGCGGCACCCTGCTCGTCGTGCACCACGACGTCGACCCCGAGACGGCCAGGGCCCACGGCTTCGACCCGGGCGACTACGTCATGCCGGCCGACGTGCGGGCGCTGCTCGACGACGACTGGGCGGTCGAGGTCGACACCACCCGCGAGCGCCACGCACCGACCAGCGGTGCCGGGGCCGGGCACGCCCACGACATCGTGCTGCGCGCCCGCCGGCTGCGCTGACGACCCGCCGGGGTGCCGCGTGGGGACAGGCGGCAGGATGGGCGGGTCCGTCGTACCTCGTGATCCCTGGGAGTAGCCGTGCTCGACCTCGTTGGCACCTCGTCGCTCGTCACCGGCGGGGCCTCGGGCCTCGGTGAGGCCGCTGCCCGTCAGCTCGCCGCCCGCGGCGCGAAGGTCGTCGTGGTCGACCTGCAGGACGACAAGGGCACCAAGGTCGCCGGTGACATCGGCGGCTCCTACGTCCGCGCCGACGTCACCGAGGCCGAGCAGCTCATCGCCGCGCTCGACGAGGCCGAGAGCCTCGGGACGTTCCGCACCGCGGTCGCGGCCGCCGGCATCGGCGCGGCCTCGCGCACGATCGGGCGCGACGGCACCTACGAGTCGGCGTTCGACCTCGGCTACTTCAAGAAGGTCATCGACATCAACCTCGTCGGGGTCTTCAACACGGTCCGCCTCGCGGCCACCGCGATCTCGCGCACCGAGCCCTTCGACGCCGACGGGCAGAAGGGCGCGATCGTCACGCTCGCCTCCATCGCCGCCTTCGACGGGCAGATCGGGCAGGCCGCCTACTCCGCGAGCAAGGGTGGCATCGTCGGCATGACGACCCCGATCGCGCGCGACCTCGCGGCCGCGGGCATCCGCCTCAACTGCGTCGCACCCGGTCTCATCGACACGCCCATCTACGGCGAGGGCGAGGCGTCGGAGGCCTTCAAGGACTCGCTCAAGCGCGACGTCGTCTTCCCGAAGCGCCTCGGCAAGTCCGACGAGCTGGCCTCGATGATCCTCGAGCTGCTCGTCAACACCTACGCCAACGGCGAGACCGTCCGCCTCGACGGTGCGGCTCGCCTCCAGCCGAAGTAGCCCTCAGACGCGGCGCGCCCGACGCACCAGCCCCGCGGCGAGCAGAGCAGCCGCGCCGAGAGCCGCGGCGGGGAGCGAGCCGCCGGTCGTCGGCAGCGTCGGTGCCGCCGGGGCGGGCCGGGTCGGTGCGACCACGACCGGGCCGGGCAGCGCCGGCACCGGCGCGGTGACGGCCGTGCCGAGCCGCTCGGCACCGAGCGACACCGGCACGACGAGTCGCGACGCGACGACGTCGAGGACGTTGGTCGCCAGCGTCGTGTCCGGGTAGAGCGCCTCGAAGGCGTTCATGCTCATGACCGCAAGACCCAGCCGCTCGCCCTCGCGCAGCAGGGCGTCGACCGGCTGGAAGACGACCGTCCCCCTCCAGGGCGCTCCGGGCACGAGGTCGGTCGAGGTGTCGAGGCCGTCGCGGTTGCGGGAGTTGAGCAGCCCGCGGGTGAGCACCGTGCGGGCGCCGCCGACGCTCTCGCGGAAGAGCACCGGTGTCACATGGGTCGAGACCTCGCTGGTCGTCATCGTGACGTCGAGACGAGCGACGCCGGAGATCCGCACCTCGCCGTCGACGGGCGCGCCGAGGAAGAGCCGCGACCGCCCGTCCGCGACCGACGCCCCCGACAGCACGTCGTCCTCGGACAGGGCCGGCTGGTCGTCGACCCAGTCGATGACCTCGGTGGCCGGGGTGGCCACCACGCCGAAGCGCTCGTCTCCGGCGGCAAGGCCGAGGGCGACGTCGACCGTCGACAGCGGCGGCCAGTGCGAGTCCTGCCGGCGCTCCGGCGCGGTCGGGTCCTCGGCCTCGGCGTCGCGAGTGGCGAGCAGCAGGCTGTCGGAGCGCGGCAGGTCCATGACACCCGTGTCCAGGCCGAGCAGCCAGTGGTCGAACCACGCGTGGTAGATGTCCTCGTTGTCCTCGACCTGGTCGCCGCTGTGACCCGACAGACCCATGACGAGCTTCTTCGGGTGGTCGTCGGGCAGCGCCTCCCACATCTCGACGCTGTTGACCGGGTGCACGTTGTAGTCGGTCCAGCTGCCGACGACGAGCACGCTCGCCTGCACCTTCGCGATCTGCGCGAGGTAGTCGCGCTCGTCCCAGTAGCCGTCGTAGACCGGGTCCGGGAGGAAGGCGCGGTCGTTGTGCTCGACCCGCTCGCAGGGGGTCGCATGGGCCTGCACGGCCTCGAGCCAGGCGGTGCCGCCGGTGACGCCGGTCGGGGGCGCGAAGCCGAACCCGAAGTCGAACAGCGCCGGCGTGCCGCTGCCGGAGTAGAAGCGCACTCCCTGGCCGTAGGCGTAGTCGTACCAGCGCCCGATGCCGACCTGCGGCACGATCGTCGTCAGGTGCTCCGGCTGCTCGATCGCGCCCGCCCACTGGGTCGTCCCGTCGTAGGACCCGCCGATCATCCCGACCTTGCCGTTGCTCCAGTCGCGCGTGCCGAGGTAGTCGACGACGGCCTTGGCCGTCTCGCGCTCGCGGATGCCGCCGTGGTCGTAGCAGCCGCTCGACTCGCGGGTGCCGACGAGGTCGAAGCTCGCCCGGGCGTAGCCGCGCGGGGTGAAGTAGGTCGTCACCGCGTCGGTCTGCTCCACCATCGTCGCGACCGGCCGCTCGAGAATGTTGTAGGGCGTGTAGGTGAGGATCACCGGCACCTTCAAGTCGTCCTCGACGACCGGGCGGCGCACGACGCCGTAGATCGTGCCGTGCGGCGTCTCGATCCGGTGCTCCTCGTCGACGAACTCCTTGTACGTGGGCTCCGACTTCCCCTCGACCGTGCGGAAGTCCTCCTCCTCGGCGCGGGCGGGGCTCGCCGCGAGCAGCACGGGCAGGAGCAGGGCGGGCAGGAGGAGCGGGACGAGACGTCGCATAGCGGGACGTTCTGCGCGACGACGGGATCTCCTGCCAAGGAGAGCCGCACGGTGCCCTTGTGATGAAAGCGCGCGAGACAGGGCAGGCTGGCAGTCAGACCGACAGGCGAACGACGACGGGGAGTGGCTGGTGGGTGCGGAGGCGAACGCGGGTGGCGACCCGTTCGCGAGGGGTGGGCCGGTCGGGGCAGACCTCGCCCGCGTCGCCTGGGCAGCGACCCCGCTGGGCCCGCCGGCACGGTGGCCGAGCAGCCTCGCGAGCACCGTGCGCATGGTGCTCTCCAGCCGGTTCTCCATGTGGATGGCCTGGGGGCCCGAGCTCACGTTCTTCTGCAACGACGCCTACCGCCGCGACACCCTCGGCTCGAAGTACCCGTGGGCCCTCGGGCGCCCGGCCAGCGAGGTCTGGTCGGAGATCTGGCCCGCCATCGGGCCGCGCATCGCGGGGGTCCTGACCACCGGCGAGGCCACCTGGGACGAGGGCCTGCTGCTGTTCCTCGAGCGCAGCGGCTACCAGGAGGAGACCTATCACACGTTCTCCTACAGCCCGCTGCGCGATGAGATCGGCGACGTGGTCGGGATGCTCTGCGTCGTCACCGAGGACACCGAGCGGGTCATCAGCACCCGCCGCATGTCCACGCTGTCCGGACTGGGCGGGGCCCTGTCCACGGCTCAGGGGGAGCGCCAGGTCGTGACCGCGGCGTGCTCCGCGCTCGCCCGTGACGGTCACAACCTGCCGTTCACGATGCTCTTCTCCTTCGACGAGCACGACGTCGCGCGCCTGGTCGGCAGCACCGGCGCGCCGAGCGGTGCCGTCGCCGATCCGTCGACCTGGCCGCTTGGAGAGCTCACGGCAGGGCGCAGCGTCCTCGTCGACGACCTGGGCGACCGCGGGCTCTCACTGCCGACCGGCGCGTGGGAGAAGCCACCGGAGCAGGCGCTCGCCGTGCCCCTCCAGCACGGCGACGGCCCGCCCTCGGGCTTCCTCGTCGCGGGCCTCAACCGGCACCGGGTGCTCGACGACGCCTACCGCGGCTTCGTCGCGCTCGTCGCCGGACAGGTCGCCGCCGCGCTCGCCGGCGCTCGTGCCTACGACACCGAGCGCGAGCGGGCCGAGCGGCTCGCGGAGCTCGACCGCGCGAAGACGTCGTTCTTCACCAACGTCAGCCACGAGCTGCGGACCCCGCTGACGCTCCTGCTCGGCCCTGCCGAGGACGCGCTGGCCGACACCCGGGAGCCGCTTCCGGAGCACCAGCGGCAGCGCATCGAGGTCGTCGAGCGCAATGCCCAGCGCCTGCTGAAGCTCGTCAACACCCTGCTCGACTTCTCCCGCCTCGAAGCGGGAGAGGCGGTCGGCCGCTTCGTGCCACTCGACCTGTGCGCCCTGACCGCGGACCTGGTCGCGTCCTTCGACGAGGCAGCCCGCCGGGCAGGCCTCGCGCTCACGGTGTCGTACGAGGCCCCGACCGAGCAGGTCTACGTCGACCACGAGATGTGGGCGAAGGTCGTCCTCAACCTGCTGTCCAACGCGGTGAAGTTCACCTTCACCGGTGGCATCGAGGTCCGCCTCACGGCCGAGCCGCAGGGGGTCCGGCTGGACGTGCGCGACACCGGCACCGGCATCCCCGAGTCGGCCAGGGCCCGGCTCTTCGAGCGCTTCCACCGGGTCGAGGGCGCCGCCTCCCGCAGCTTCGAGGGCTCGGGGATCGGCCTCGCCCTGGTCGCCGAGCTGGTGGCCCTGCACGGCGGCACCGTCTCGCTCGAGAGCGAGGAGGGCGTGGGCAGCACCTTCACCGTGCGCGTGCCCTACGGCCGCGACCACCTGCCCGCGGACCAGGTCCGCCACGTGGCCGACGACGGTCCCGGCAGCGACCCGAGGGCGGCCTACGTCGCCGAGACCCTGCGGTGGCTCGCCCCCGCCGCGGCCGACGACCAGGAGCCGACCACCGGCCGGCCCCGTGTCCTCGTCGTCGACGACAACCAGGACATGCGCGACTACGTCCGCGGCCTGCTCTCCACGCACTACGACGTCCTCACCGCAGCGGACGGGCTGGAGGGCCTCGCCCGCGCCCGCGAGGAGGCGCCCGACCTCGTCCTGACCGACGTGATGATGCCGGGGCTCGACGGCTTCGGCCTGCTGGCAGCGCTGCGCGCCGACCCACGTACGACGGGAACGCCCGTCGTGGTCCTGTCGGCACGCGCCGGCGACGACGCGACGGTGGAGGGCCTCGAAGCGGGCGCCGACGACTACCTCGTCAAGCCGTTCTCGGCCCGGGAGCTCATCGCTCGGGTGCGCGCGAACCTCGAGCTCGACCGCGTCCGCCGCACGCGCACCGAGCTCGAGCGCAGCAGCGCGCTGCTCGACCAGGCGCAGCGCCTCGCCCAGATCGGCAGTTGGGAGGTCGATCTCGCGACGGGTGCCGTGCGCGGCACCGAGGAGTTCTACCGGCAGCTGGGCACGACCGCCGAGGAGCTCGCCAGCAAGCGGGTCGAGGACGTCATGAGCGGTGACGTCCACCCCGACGACCGCGCCCATGTCGAGGCGGCGCTCCACGCCGCGGTCCACGACGGCACGCCGATCGACTACGAGGTGCGCCTCATCGGGCCGCTGGGCACCCGCACCTTCCGCACCCTCGGCGAGGTCGTCCGCGACGAGACCGGCGCGCCCGCGGTGCTGCGCGGCAGCAACCAGGACATCACCGGCCACCGCGAGGCGGAGCGCGCAATGGC
This portion of the Mycobacteriales bacterium genome encodes:
- a CDS encoding NUDIX hydrolase; the encoded protein is MTLSDQHVLRDGDGWQRCDEGHHHWGRFGAAGLLVVAAGRVLLQHRAPWSHQGDTWGVPGGARASTETAEQAALREAAEETGLDPLLVTVRSSSVDDHGGWSYTTVVADAPRLLDVHSEDRESTAVRWVPVDEVGLLPLHPGFAASWPALRAQLG
- a CDS encoding DUF3037 domain-containing protein produces the protein MSRSVFQYVLLRAVPRIDRGECVNIGVVLYSQQRDFLDCVVEVDAGRLAALDASVDPDAVRRAAGAFQACCRGEGPSSELSLGQRFGWLTAPRSTVVQAGPVHPGLTDDPGAELARLVDRLVR
- a CDS encoding YceI family protein, giving the protein MTAPTTVLAPSDLSGSYALDPTHTRIGFVARHAMVTKVRGQFTDYTADVVLDFENPANSSANVVIQVVSVDTGNAQRDEHLRTNDFFDAPTFPTITFTSTGVKVVDSETFQLVGDLTIKGISKPVTVDFELSGTAKDPWGGTRAGFDGKAVINRSDWGVSFNAALETGGVLVSDKITLEFDLSAVKQ
- a CDS encoding NAD(P)/FAD-dependent oxidoreductase, which encodes MARSRVVVVGSGFGGLFAAKALKRADVDATLVARTTHHLFQPLLYQVTTGILSEGEVAPATREILRRQDNVRVLLGEVTTVDLEGRTVTSQLLDRETVLPYDHLVVAAGATQSYFGNDHFAAHAPGMKSIDDALELRGRIFGAFELAELATDLEEIDRLLTFVVIGAGPTGVEMAGQITELARRALPGNFRSIDPRTARVILLDGAPTVLGSFGERLAGKAMKQLHDINVEVQLGAMVVDMDRDGLVVQDADGTRRRIESFCKIWAAGVAASPLGAQLAEQSGAGLDRAGRVEVLPDLTLPGHPEVFVLGDMMSLDELPGVAQVAIQGAKHAAKQIKGRPSRPFRYRDKGSMATVSRFHAVASVGRFRFAGFIAWLLWLAIHLVYLIGFKNRLTTLLHWAVSFVGRGRSERVATEQQVLARLALERSGRDFASLDPEVAARAAQP
- a CDS encoding methyltransferase domain-containing protein — encoded protein: MPLTPEQYYAHVLATADADGRVPLSRMTGWEVFPFEPEGLRVVPLQAPVLPEPPRYGEGGRACVACEREGGWLWTDNTWRVRVLEGTGAPLLLMLEPLAHHDLTDLPDELAAQLGVLLVHLARAVESLPGIARCHLSRWGDGGAHLHVFAYARPEGFSQLRGTCMAVWDDLLPPVAPIVRFRDSRLVAQALVASYGGEVSTDDLDWDAHYAFAEQVWSGDPNGALVTEVAGLTPGRVLDVGCGEGADAVWLAQQGWQVTGLDVTSVALDRARAAADSAGVTVTWVHAGLVEAQLPARSFDLVSTMYPAIPSGPAAQALLDVVAPGGTLLVVHHDVDPETARAHGFDPGDYVMPADVRALLDDDWAVEVDTTRERHAPTSGAGAGHAHDIVLRARRLR
- a CDS encoding SDR family NAD(P)-dependent oxidoreductase, coding for MLDLVGTSSLVTGGASGLGEAAARQLAARGAKVVVVDLQDDKGTKVAGDIGGSYVRADVTEAEQLIAALDEAESLGTFRTAVAAAGIGAASRTIGRDGTYESAFDLGYFKKVIDINLVGVFNTVRLAATAISRTEPFDADGQKGAIVTLASIAAFDGQIGQAAYSASKGGIVGMTTPIARDLAAAGIRLNCVAPGLIDTPIYGEGEASEAFKDSLKRDVVFPKRLGKSDELASMILELLVNTYANGETVRLDGAARLQPK
- a CDS encoding CocE/NonD family hydrolase; this translates as MRRLVPLLLPALLLPVLLAASPARAEEEDFRTVEGKSEPTYKEFVDEEHRIETPHGTIYGVVRRPVVEDDLKVPVILTYTPYNILERPVATMVEQTDAVTTYFTPRGYARASFDLVGTRESSGCYDHGGIRERETAKAVVDYLGTRDWSNGKVGMIGGSYDGTTQWAGAIEQPEHLTTIVPQVGIGRWYDYAYGQGVRFYSGSGTPALFDFGFGFAPPTGVTGGTAWLEAVQAHATPCERVEHNDRAFLPDPVYDGYWDERDYLAQIAKVQASVLVVGSWTDYNVHPVNSVEMWEALPDDHPKKLVMGLSGHSGDQVEDNEDIYHAWFDHWLLGLDTGVMDLPRSDSLLLATRDAEAEDPTAPERRQDSHWPPLSTVDVALGLAAGDERFGVVATPATEVIDWVDDQPALSEDDVLSGASVADGRSRLFLGAPVDGEVRISGVARLDVTMTTSEVSTHVTPVLFRESVGGARTVLTRGLLNSRNRDGLDTSTDLVPGAPWRGTVVFQPVDALLREGERLGLAVMSMNAFEALYPDTTLATNVLDVVASRLVVPVSLGAERLGTAVTAPVPALPGPVVVAPTRPAPAAPTLPTTGGSLPAAALGAAALLAAGLVRRARRV
- a CDS encoding SpoIIE family protein phosphatase, with the translated sequence MGAEANAGGDPFARGGPVGADLARVAWAATPLGPPARWPSSLASTVRMVLSSRFSMWMAWGPELTFFCNDAYRRDTLGSKYPWALGRPASEVWSEIWPAIGPRIAGVLTTGEATWDEGLLLFLERSGYQEETYHTFSYSPLRDEIGDVVGMLCVVTEDTERVISTRRMSTLSGLGGALSTAQGERQVVTAACSALARDGHNLPFTMLFSFDEHDVARLVGSTGAPSGAVADPSTWPLGELTAGRSVLVDDLGDRGLSLPTGAWEKPPEQALAVPLQHGDGPPSGFLVAGLNRHRVLDDAYRGFVALVAGQVAAALAGARAYDTERERAERLAELDRAKTSFFTNVSHELRTPLTLLLGPAEDALADTREPLPEHQRQRIEVVERNAQRLLKLVNTLLDFSRLEAGEAVGRFVPLDLCALTADLVASFDEAARRAGLALTVSYEAPTEQVYVDHEMWAKVVLNLLSNAVKFTFTGGIEVRLTAEPQGVRLDVRDTGTGIPESARARLFERFHRVEGAASRSFEGSGIGLALVAELVALHGGTVSLESEEGVGSTFTVRVPYGRDHLPADQVRHVADDGPGSDPRAAYVAETLRWLAPAAADDQEPTTGRPRVLVVDDNQDMRDYVRGLLSTHYDVLTAADGLEGLARAREEAPDLVLTDVMMPGLDGFGLLAALRADPRTTGTPVVVLSARAGDDATVEGLEAGADDYLVKPFSARELIARVRANLELDRVRRTRTELERSSALLDQAQRLAQIGSWEVDLATGAVRGTEEFYRQLGTTAEELASKRVEDVMSGDVHPDDRAHVEAALHAAVHDGTPIDYEVRLIGPLGTRTFRTLGEVVRDETGAPAVLRGSNQDITGHREAERAMAEAHAAREAAVREHRIADELQASLLPARDFDPDHLQVATYYRAGVEGTQVGGDWYDVIELGAGRTALVMGDVMGRGVRAAAVMGQLRSAVRAYAHLDLPPADVLENLDRAVRDLGTDQIVTCVYAVYDPGDRSLVYANAGHLPPLLCEPGQPVRPLLGSASPPLGIGGAAMAEEHVVLAPDSMLALYTDGLVELRDRDIDAGIMALAAELATQSLPLEDLPASLVATLLPQGPDDDIAVLLARIDQNEGEERSLAVAVEGTAGVAAVRHAVQAALLSWGADRLFVDDVVLVVSELATNALIHGKGPVQLRLRSSPAHVVLEVEDHATYLPRRMRPTADDEHGRGLQLTSRLSLRWGTRPTREGKVVWGLFAPLARPTP